The proteins below come from a single Mugil cephalus isolate CIBA_MC_2020 chromosome 7, CIBA_Mcephalus_1.1, whole genome shotgun sequence genomic window:
- the LOC125010186 gene encoding uncharacterized protein LOC125010186 gives MLHYCTQYFNEGHSYDVIVDMMSSLHGINISLRTLKSILGQAGLYRRKDYSSPSAIINAIRLELRGPGQLFGYRTMWQVLTQKYNLRVRRDDVMNLLRELNPRGCEKRARRRFVRRTYHSMGPNYMWHADGYDKLKPFGLALSGCIDGFSRKVLWLKCGPTNNNPRVIAHNFLLCVRNLDVIPMRLRTDCGTESGFMAAIHCTLRHHHHDYYSGASSHMYGSSTNNQRIESWWSIFRKGRSPFWMELFADLRDAGYLNGSHEHQCLLRFCYGDVYFRRTWMSV, from the exons ATGCTGCATTATTGCACTCAATATTTCAATGAGGGACACTCGTACGATGTAATCGTGGACATGATGTCAAGTTTACATGGTATAAACATCAGCTTGCGAACCTTAAAAAGTATACTCGGTCAAGCAGGGTTGTACCGCAGAAAGGATTATTCCTCTCCAAGTGCCATAATTAATGCCATCAGGTTGGAACTTCGTGGACCTGGACAACTGTTTGGCTACCGAACAATGTGGCAGGTGCTCACACAAAAGTACAACCTTCGAGTGAGGAGAGATGATGTGATGAATTTGCTACGGGAGCTTAACCCTCGAGGGTGCGAGAAGAGAGCACGCAGAAGGTTCGTAAGAAGAACCTACCATTCAATGGGACCAAACTATATGTGGCATGCTGATGGCTATGATAAACTTAAACCATTCGGCCTGGCCCTTtctggatgcatagatggatttTCACGTAAAGTACTGTGGCTTAAATGTGGACCAACAAATAATAACCCAAGGGTGATCGCTCACAATTTCCTGTTATGTGTGCGAAACCTTGATGTCATCCCCATGAGACTGAGAACTGACTGCGGCACGGAGAGCGGCTTTATGGCTGCGATTCATTGTACCCTACGTCACCATCACCATGACTACTACTCGGGAGCGTCCAGCCACATGTATGGCTCATCCACTAATAACCAGCGCATTGAGTCCTGGTGGTCCATATTTAGAAAGGGAAG ATCTCCGTTCTGGATGGAGTTATTTGCAGACCTCCGAGATGCAGGATACCTCAATGGGAGTCATGAGCATCAGTGCCTATTGAGATTTTGCTATGGTGATGTTTACTTCAGAAGGACTTGGATGAGTGTGTGA
- the LOC125011458 gene encoding LOW QUALITY PROTEIN: G2/M phase-specific E3 ubiquitin-protein ligase-like (The sequence of the model RefSeq protein was modified relative to this genomic sequence to represent the inferred CDS: inserted 2 bases in 1 codon; substituted 1 base at 1 genomic stop codon), whose product MYEINIGLMVPHGTDLKPLRGKTLPLFXDPEVAAPDLLKEAMQKMTTFNKDMDEGPYVLLCPDCSEVVHVPGTERKFKLTEYKKEIGKAYSRITFFLCLETHFKGGFGXYPDSDSSDSEIVITSRSIAQFNRADTVVFEPQNQSTPKRKPEDEGEEMNITLPDIIANLSHPIDHERVSRFNISRANVWDGAVRGFKRTTYSETCDMLVKFTDDAGVLEEGIYRGGPRREFLTLLMKHLKDRPIFDGPKGFTAVREDEYYLAGKMIAVSVVHGGPGPHFLSEDLVHYLGGRPSFEATVNSISDEEIGKALQEIENAASVDVVRECTMRHSTMLQTAGCLRHVATVEAKKEIVSDYLHWYIIDRDSSVIDRFKDGLSALQFLTALQQHPALLSPVLTHSGKGLTTLELERLFKPDLSPPGSNRRLKESETLGYWADYLLDCEGL is encoded by the exons ATGTATGAG ATTAACATAGGATTGATGGTGCCACATGGAACTGATTTAAAACCTTTAAGAGGGAAAACACTCCCATTATT AGACCCAGAAGTAGCAGCACCTGATCTGCTGAAAGAAGCCATGCAGAAAATGACGACATTTAATAAGGACATGGATGAAGGACCATACGTCCTTTTGTGTCCTGACTGCTCAGAGGTGGTCCATGTGCCTGGGACAGAAAGGAAATTCAAACTGACTGAATATAAAAAGGAAATTGGTAAGGCATATTCCAGGATCACTTTTTTCCTTTGCCTAGAAACACACTTTAAAGGAGGTTT TGGATGATACCCAGATTCTGATTCCTCAGATTCTGAAATTGTGATCACATCCAGGAGCATAGCTCAGTTCAATCGGGCTGACACTGTG GTGTTTGAACCACAAAACCAAAGTACACCCAAACGCAAACCTGAAGATGAAGG CGAGGAGATGAACATTACACTACCTGACATTATTGCCAACCTATCACATCCCATTGATCATGAAAGAGTCAGCAGGTTCAACATCTCAAGGGCTAATGTTTGGGATGGAGCAGTCAGAGGTTTCAAGCGCACAACATACTCTGAAACCTGTGATATGCTGGTCAAATTTACTGATGATGCTGGTGTATTAGAAGAAGGAATTTACAGAGGTGGTCCAAGGCGAGAGTTTTTAACTCTGCTAATGAAACATCTGAAAGACCGGCCCATTTTTGATGGACCAAAAGGATTCACAGCTGTTAGGGAGGATGAGTACTACCTGGCAGGAAAGATGATTGCGGTGTCAGTTGTACATGGAGGTCCAGGACCCCATTTCCTGTCAGAAGATCTTGTACATTATCTTGGTGGCCGGCCTTCATTTGAAGCAACAGTTAATTCAATATCTGATGAAGAAATAGGGAAAGCTTTGCAAGAG ATTGAGAATGCTGCTTCAGTTGATGTTGTGCGAGAATGTACCATGAGACACAGCACAATGTTACAGACAGCAGGTTGTCTGAGACATGTAGCTACTGttgaagcaaagaaagaaattgtGTCTGACTATCTCCACTGGTATATTATTGACCGCGACTCATCTGTAATTGACAG ATTCAAAGATGGTCTTTCAGCCCTTCAGTTTCTCACTGCACTACAGCAACACCCTGCTTTGCTGTCCCCTGTCCTGACCCACTCAGGAAAAGGGCTAACTACTCTTGAACTTGAGAGACTCTTCAAACCTGACCTCAGTCCACCAGGGAGTAACAGGAGACTTAAAGAAAGTGAAACTTTGGGCTACTGGGCGGATTACCTCCTTGACTGTGAAGGTTTGTAA